TAATGACCAAAGGAACTTAAACCACACAGATTCCCCTGTAACCTTATTTTCTTACTCTTTCAGTTCTTCTTGTAGAAAATCAATACATAACGCCGCTGACCAAGAGAAGCGATGGCTACCGTAACCCTGCTTTTCTTTTCCTACCACATCTTTAATAGGATCAAAGTATTCGTAGAAGCCGTAGTGGCTAATTAGCTCTAACGATTCTTGCTTAAGCTGCTCAGCTAAATCAGCAAACCCGTAGTGCTTCAGTCCGTGATGTAGCATCCAGTTCATGTTGATCCATACCGGACCACGCCAGTACTTTTTAGGGTTGAATTTTGGACTTGTCGGGTTGTATGATGGGCATAGATACTTATTTTGATCAACCGAACCGCTAAATGATTCGCTTAACAAACGGTCAACAATTTGCTGCGCTTGCTCTTGGCTAGGAATATGGGCGTATACCGGAATCAAACCTGATGAAGCTTGCATCTCAATGCGCTCATCGTTGTGTAAATCGTACGCATCGTAGATACCTGTTTCGGAATTCCACAGCTTTTCGTTCATCGACTTTATCGATAGCTCGTTCCACTCCATCAACTGATCAATGCCTTCACCGATTAACGCTGCTAGCTCAATTAGTGCTTGGTTAGATTTTACCAAAATGCAGTTGAACAGCGGATCTTGAATTACAAACGGGCAACGCTCTAAAATAGCTTCTTCGTTATAATCGCATTTGCGGTAGATATCAATTAGATGAATGTAGCGATTGTAATCGTAGTCAGTCGGGCGGTGTTCGGCATGACCGTTATCCAAATCTTTGCGTTTATATGGCGGGATTTTGATTTTATCAAAGGTAATTCGCTCCATCGGAGTATCCCAGGTTGGCGAGTTATCGGTACCCGACTCCCAGGGGTGGCGGATATAGACCAACCCTTCGTTAAACGGATCGCGATGATCGTAGAAGTAATGGTGCATCTTCAGGATTTTCGGAAACATCTCCTTCACAAAATTCAGTGCCCGTTGCTTGTCCTGAGCATTATTATAAATGTGCTGGAGCACAAATCCATGTACCGGAGGCATGGTGATTCCTGAGGTCTTTTTATTTTCGGGAGCATTGAACGACCGCCACGTTTCCCAAAAATCGGAACTCGGAAAATAGTTATAGTCAAACTCCGGGTTGAAAATAATCTGCGGAACCATACCGTTCTTCCACTGTCCGCTAAACAGCGAACGGAGCTCCGACTCAGCCCGATCCATATGGTAGTGAGAATAGCCAATCGCAATAAATCCCGCATCCCAGTTCCACTGATGAGGGTATAGGTTAGGAGCCGGCTTGGTGAACATACCCGTCCAGTTTCCGGCTAAAATATCTTTTGCTTCGGCTACTAGCGTTTTAGAATCTATCAATTCTGTAGTATACATAGTCTTCTTTCGTTTATTACATTGTAGGCAAGTAGTTATCTAACTGACGCTACTACGCTACAATTGTTTGGCAATGGTCTCAGTTTTGCGTTTACCTGACACTTTTTAGTTTTTTCAATCCAATTTAACATAAATGATACCAACTTATTTGCAATAAATTGTATTCTACAGTATAAACTCACTTCAATATTATTTGTAGCTTTGGCAGTAACTAAGTCAACTTAACTGAATCTATGCCTATTTTTGATTTGTCTGAACAGGTTGCCGTTATCACCGGCGGGGGGAAAGGAATTGGTCAGAGTATTGCCGAAGTGTTTGCCAAGCAGGGATCTGAAGTCCATATTCTGGAAATTGATAGGGCAAGTGGGCAAGAAACCCAAATGAAAATAGAGCAGGCGGGTGGCCAAGCTTCGGTGCACGCTTGCGATATTTCTCAGCAGGCTGAGGTAGTAGCGGTAGCTGAGCGAATCTTTCAGCAAAGTGGCTCGATCGATATTTGGGTAAACAACGCCGGAATTGCCCACATCGGCAACGTAGAATCTACCACTGAGGAGGATTTTGATCGTATTTATGCCGTCAACATCAAAGGGGTGTACAACGGTATGCGTGCCTGTGTACCTTTAATGAAGCAGCAAAAAGGTGGGGTTATCTTAAACTTAGCCTCAGTGGCCTCAGTGCTGGGTATCTCCGATCGCTTCGCTTACTCTACCAGTAAGGGTGCCGTACTTACCATGACTCTTTCGGTGGCCAAAGACTACGTAAAAGACAATATTCGCTGCAATTGTATTGGCCCGGGGCGGGTACATACTCCCTTTGTCGACGGTTTTCTAGAGAAAAACTATCCGGGGCAAGAAGCCGAGATGTTTGAAAAGCTTTCCCAAACCCAACCCATTGGCCGAATGGGAAAACCTGAAGAAATTGCTCATTTAGCGCTATATCTTTGTTCCCAGGAAGCGGGCTTTATCACCGGAAGCTTTTATCCGATTGACGGTGGGTTTATTACCCTAAACAGTTGACAGAGTAGGAAGTACTGACTGATAATTGCAGACATAGCGCAGATGAGTAATGATTAGTAAGCAGTGTAAACAGAAGGGAAGGAAGAAGTGTAAACTGTGGTCTATCGACCGTCGTCTGTTGACCAAAAATCAGCAGCAATTTAGCCATTGAACCATGAACAAATACGGACTACACGGAAAACTAACCGCGACGGGAGGCAAGGGAGAACAACTGGCTACTATTCTGCTGGAGGCATCCCGTTTGGTTGCTTCAGCAAAAGGTTGTCACCTTTATTTAGTTAGTCAGGATCAAGCTCATCCAGACGACGTGTGGATTACCGAGGTTTGGGATAGCAAAGAAGACCACGATCATTCTTTAAAAGATGAAAAGGTGCGAGCACTGATTACCCAAGCCATGCCACTACTAGCCGGAAAGCCCGAGAAAGGGCAAGTGCTTGATGTTCTGGGGGGAGCTGGCATATCTTAAACTAACTTAATTTTACACTTTTTATCATAACCAACTTCACACACTACCAAACACTATGAAACTATTCCGATTTGGAAACCCTACTTCTGAAAAACCCGGTATCAACTACCAAGGAAAGAATTTAAACGTCCAAGCTTTCGGGGAAGATTATACTCCCACATTTTTTGCCAACGATGGATTAAACCGCTTGCAGAACTGGCTGAACGATAACGCGGATAGCTGCCCCGAAGTAAGTGATACTGAGCGAATGGCTCCTCCCCTAGTACAGTCAGGGAAAATTATTTGTGTAGGTTTGAACTATAGAGACCACGCCTCAGAAAGTAAGATGGAGCTTCCAAAAGAACCCATCATTTTCTTTAAAGCTACGTCAGCCATTGTTGGGCCTAACGATGATTTAGTTATTCCTAAAGGCAGTGAAAAAACCGACTGGGAAGTAGAACTCGCCGTAGTAATCGGCAAAAAAGCGTCTTACGTTTCCGAGAGTGAAGCGATGAACTACGTAGCTGGTTATATGGTGCACAACGACTACAGTGAGCGGGCTTACCAGTTGGAACGCTCGGGGCAGTGGGTAAAAGGAAAAAGCTGCGACACTTTTGCTCCTATCGGCCCTTACTTAGTTACTAAAGATGAGATTGAAGATGTGCACAACTTAAATCTTTGGCTCAAAGTAAACGGAGAAACCAAGCAACAAGGCACTACGGCTGACTTGATTTTTAATGTGCCCCATCTGATAAGCTATTTGAGTCAATTTATGAGCTTACAGCCCGGTGATATTATTTCTACGGGAACCCCAGCCGGAGTAGGCTTAGGCTTTGATCCTCCAATATTCTTAAAAGCCGGCGATGTGGTAGAACTTGGCATTGATGGCCTGGGCAGTTCTCGCCAAGAAGCAGAAGCATACCAAGGATAAAAGTTAACAGTCCATAGCCGACGGTCCAGCACGAGGTAACTGTGGACTGTCGGCTATGGACTGTGGACTAAATTATGAAAGACTACGCGCAAACCGTTAACCTTAAGAACGACCCGGAGGTAATTCGTGAGTACGAAAAGCACCACGCTGCCGTTTGGCCCGAAGTGCTCTCGGCTCTGAAAGAAGTAGGGGTTATTGATATGAAGATTTATCGGTTGGGTCGCCGCCTGTTTATGTTTATGCAAACTGAAGATGATTTTGATCTGAACGTAGATATGCCTCGCTACCTTGCATTACACCCGAGGTGTCGGGAGTGGGAAAGCTTAATGGGAACATTTCAGGAAAAAGTGCCCGAAGCCCAACCTCACGAAAAATGGGCCATTATGAAAAAAATATTTGAATTCTAAGCCCTGTGAAGGCAAGAGGATCAGATACCGACTGATTTACTAAAATTTTCCGTATTCTTTTCTTCGTTTTCCAATGACAATCAAAAATTTGTAATTTTCTAGTTTACAATCAGCCATTTAACGATTTACTTCTTATGGATTTACACCTTGCTAATAAAGTAATAGTTGTTACGGGCGGAGCCAGTGGTATTGGTGAAGCTATTGTACGAGGAGCCGCTCAGGAAGGTGCTATTCCCGTGATAGTCAACCGAAGGCTCGAGCGGGGCGAGAAACTAGTTGCCGAACTCAAGCAGGCCGGATACCAATGCCTCTTCGTTCAGGCTGACCTAAGTGAGATTGATCAGTGCCAACGAGCTGTTCAAGAGACAGTCGACCAACTAGGGCGATTGGATGTGCTGGTTAATAATGCCGGAATAAACGATGGTGTTGGCTTGGAAAGTGGTTTTCCTGAGGCGTTTATGCAGTCGTTACAAAACAACTTACAGCATTACTACTCATTGGCGCATTACGCCCTACCCTACCTGAAAAAAGCGAGAGGAAATATTATTAACATCAGCTCTAAAACGGCAGTAACTGGGCAAGGAGGCACATCGGCCTACGTTGCAGCTAAAGGTGCTCAACTAGCCCTGACCCGCGAGTGGGCCACCGAGCTACTCCCTCACGGAATCCGAGTGAATGCGGTACTTCCGGCGGAGGTGCTTACTCCTATGTACGAAACTTGGTTGAACAGCTTGGCCAATCCAAACGAAAAGAAAGCACAAATAGAGCAGCGTATTCCCCTGGATCAACGCATGACTACTGCTCAGGAGATTGCCGATACGGTACTGTTTCTGGCTTCTGATCGCTCCTCCCATACCACTGGTCAACTTCTCTTTCCCGATGGTGGCTACACGCATCTGGATCGGGCGATTCATTCCTAGACTACGCGCAATTAGTTATGTAGGTTCCTGGGTGAGGTTGCTTATTCACCGTTGTGGCCTATTCCCGTATTTTGAAACAGCCCCTTGGGCTGAATCACATCAACTCTAACTACTTTTTCGTTCTCAAATGTGAAAACTTCTACGATATTTTGTCCAACCTTGTCAGCTTCTTCAAACCAAACTTTATCGTGCATAATCACTTTGTTGTCTATTTCTACCAGATGCTGTATTTCCGAACGAACATTGGGGTGACTCTCAAAGTGTTTAGCTCTGTTCTTCATTAAATTCGCTCTTCCGTCAACCTTCATTTCCGATTCTACGAATACTTGAACTTCGTCAGCAAAGCCTTTTACATATTTTTTAGCATCCTGTTCATTCACCGCATCTATCATTTCCTTAATGATTCTGCTTTGCTCGCCAGTAATTTCATATTTGGGTGGTTGCTCAACATTGCATCCGACTGTAACAAAAAAGGTCAGTAGCGTAATTTGTATTATTCTTCTCACTAGTTCGTCACAATTAATAAAATGGTAACAGGACTCATCGAAGAGTCCTTTATTAATAGCAAAAAATGTCTTCACTAATCTTCCGCGATTGAAATAGCCATCGGTGCTTCCTTTTTGAGGGCAGAATACATCTCTGCGTATTTTTTATCCGTGCCTTTTTTTTCAAAAATATCCCAATAACCTTCGCCGTATCTTGCTTGGGTTCGCTCTTCGTATAGCTGATAGAAGGCTTTTTGGAGATGATGCACGTTCGTTAGGTACTCGCCATAGGTATTATCATCGCTAAATCGGGCACTTACTACGTAATTGGTTTTTTGCTGAGCTACCTGATCTTTCACAAAGTCATATGTCTTCTGCTGATTTGCCAAACCAGTATTTTCGCCCATAACAACTTTTAAGAGGTTCAGATTATTTTCTCTAGCGTATTCATCGGTAACGATCGGAACACTCAATTCTGAATTATTTTCGGGAAGAGGAGGAAGCATTAACCGTACATTTGTTGACTGTCCATCTGACGTTTGTCCTATGTACAGCACCTTGAGTTGATTGGCTCTTCGCATTTCTCGCTGTACTTTCCTCACCAACGACATTAACTGGGTTCGATCAATTGTTAGAACCATAACGATTCTCTCTTCTGCCTCTTTTTCTAATACTGAAGCAAGTTCATCAAGCTCGACCACTTCACCATTGACAGTAACTATATTTTCATTCACAGTTATGTCTACGGTGGCAGTTGGATCAGACAACTTAAAATGAGAAGCAGTAATTACTGGTACATCAATTTCTTGGCTAACACCAGTTGTAGAAGCTTCCGTCTCAAGCAGCATCTGCTCATCAAGCTTGGAGTTACACTGCACAATTACTAAGCTAAAACCTAGTACTGCAAATAGAGTTAGGACTACTTTGGCTTTGCCTGCCCATCCTGATTTTTTTACGTTCATCATGGTTATTCTCTTTTTAATGAATGATAAATTAAAATGATGTATCAACCCGTAGGAGTTGGTGCTGACCAATTGCCTCAAAAGCAAGGTTTGATACGCAACTAAGGAGTAACCCTGATCGATCGTTTTTTTGTCTGCTATGTATTCATGCGTTGTTTTTAGGGATTTTATCAGTTGCCAGACCACCGGATTAAACCAGAGTACCGCCGCTGAAAGTTGAACAAATAATAAATCTACCGAATGCCTTTCTCGGATATGCACCTTTTCGTGGGCCAGTATTTGGGCAAAGTCTTCACCCAGCACTATATCTTGATGTACAAAGACAGAGTTCAGGAAAGAAAAAGGAGCAGTTGAGTGTGAAACTTTTACCACTCTCACTTCATCAATTACTTCTGTTTCATTACGAATCATTAGTCGGTGAACCCAAATGTACAGCCCGATAAGCCGAAAAATCACTACCGCGAAGCCAATTCCATAAATAGCAAGAGCAATAGTTATTAGTGAAGAATAGAAACTGGTTTGTTCTTGAACTAATACTTTCTCACCGTCTGGTTCAGCAGTATGATTTTCTATATTGGCTGACCAACTCTCAAATGCATCGTAGTAGAAGAATCGGACTTCACTCAGTTCCTCAATAGGCTCATTTATCGCACTGCCAAATGAGAGTGATACATCAAAACTCAACAACGGGAACAAGAAGGAAAACACCGGAATAGCCAGCAGAAAAAAACGGTTAAGCCCGAAGAAAGTCTCCTTACGAAGCAATAGTAAATACAAAGCATAAAGTACTACCAGTATCACACTAGCTTCCAACAAGTATACAATCAAGCTAGTCATCTTTCTTTAACTTTAAGTCCTTCAGCATTTTCATCACTTCATCTAGCTCTTTTTCGTCCAGCTTTTTACTTTCCGAAAAGAAGTTGACAACTTGCTTGAGCGAATTATTGTAGTAATCCGATACCAGACGGGAAAGCTGCCCTTTGCGGTACTCCTCCTTAGAAATGAGTGGATAGTACTGGTACGATTTTCCGTAGGCTTGATAGTCTACAATATTTTTCTGCACCAGTACCCGCACAATGGTTGACACCGAATTGTAAGGAGGTTTTGGGTCGGGGTACTGCTCGATAATATCCTTGATAAAACCGCGCTCAATATCCCAGAGAATTTTCATAATCTTCTCCTCAGCCTTAGTTAAAGTCGTCATCACTTGTTGAGTTTTATTGATCAGCAAGACAAGTGTACAACTTAATTTTAAGTTAATCAACTTATTTATAAATAATTTAACTTAAAATTAAGTTTCTAGTGAAATCTAGGGCTTTGCTAATGATATTCTCTTCAGAAAAATTATTGTTGGAACGATGTAAGTGTTATTTCTTCCAACGATTTTCTGAATTTGACCGTCTTTATGCTAACTGGTCAGGTTAATCAACTCACAATGAAAAGCATTTGCTTCTTTGCACTACTTCTTTGGCTCTGCAATATTGCTCCTGCTTACAGCCAAAGTGGCTTGGATAGTATCTCTCCCCCGTCTACTTCTAAAATTAAGTGGATGGAGCGACAAGGGTTTCCGGTTACCCATTATCAATGGAATGAGCCCGAGGTGAACCTTCGTTTGCAAAAAGCCCTAAAGTACCGGAGCCGCTCCCAGCTTTATGTTATCAGTGGCTCAGGGTTGGTGCTCTCGGGAGTGGCACTAACCACCGCGGGTTTTTTCGGATTTATGTTTGAACTACTCTTTGCGCCAGTATTTGCTTCAAGTGGTGATTATAAATCTAATTTTTCTCGTTATGGTACCATAATGATTATAGGAGGTATTTCGGCAGGCACCGGAATTACGCTTACACTGACTGGAGGACAGTCTAACTGGAGAAAGGCGCAGAGAGAGATGAGACAAGCCCGAAGAAAATACGATTCTAGTCAGCGCCCCTAATCCTTCAAACCATATATTTACGCTAGTAAAACCACTAGTGCCTTGTCAAGTTTAAAGCAGGTATCCTGGTTGGGTTCCAAAAACATCATCGCAATCATTGGCGGTAATAGGAAGCGATCTCATGCACAAGTGGGCACAGAATAGAGGGGTTTAGATAGCCAAACCGCATCAATCAAGCCACATTAACTTCGCTATTCTATCGTAGAATGACCACCGTGAGGGCATAGAAAAAATAGAATCTATCAGCTTTACATGATACTCCGCCAATAAACAGTCTACTTAATATCAGTTATTTGTAATTTCACTTTTTAATACCCTACCAAACGGCGAACTTTATTGAATAATATTCGTTTTAGCATCTTTAACTAATGCGTACTACCGCAATTTTTTAGTAATACTTTTTTTCATGCAACCCACTCTTGGAGCTAACCATCAATCAGGTAAAACCACTTTTACAGTTTGGTCACCCTTGGCAAAATCACTAGAGGTTATTATCAGCGGTAAAGATACGCAGCCACTAACAGTAGGTGATTTCGGTTACTGGACAAGTTCTGAAATGGATACCGTTCAGCCGGGCGATCGCTACCAGTATCGTATTGATGGCGGATCCCCTCGCCCCGACCCGGCCGCGCTTTCGCAGCCCGACGGAGTGCACGGTGCTTCGGCAGTGGTAGATTTGCCAGCGTTCAACTGGTCGGATACTCACTGGCAGGGAATTGCTCTGCGAGACATGATTATCTACGAACTGCACGTAGGCACCTTTACGCCCGAGGGTACTTTTGAAGCGATTATTGGTAAGCTAGACTACTTAAAAGATCTGGGCGTTAACACCATTGAGCTAATGCCCATCGCCCAGTTTCCGGGAAACCGTAATTGGGGCTACGATGGGGTTCATCCTTACGCAGTTCAGCACTCTTACGGCGGAGCAGTTGGCCTTCAGAAGCTAGTGAATGCCTGTCACCAACAAGGCATCGCGGTACTGCTAGATGTGGTTTATAATCATTTGGGGCCAGAGGGTAATTACCTCTCGGAGTTTGGCCCTTACTTTACCGATAAACACCATACACCTTGGGGGTTAGCAATAAATTTTGATGATGCCTACTGTGACGGAGTACGGCACTATTTTCAGCAAAATGCCCTGATGTGGTTACGCGATTTTCACATTGACGGACTACGCCTCGATGCTATTCACGCTATTAAAGACTCGGGTGCTAAACACTTCTTAGCCGAGTTGAGTCAGGCTAAAGAGTTACTATCCGAGCAAACCGGACGAAACTACGTGCTAATCGGCGAATGTGACCTGAACGATCATAAGTATATTAGTCCGCAACAAGTTGGTGGCTACGGCCTAGACGGACAGTGGATTGATGAGTTTCATCACGCATTGCACACCATGCTTACCGGAGAAGATGACGGTTACTACGCCGATTTCAGTGACTTTTCCCATCTAGCAAAAGCTTACGAAAAAACCTATGTGTACGACGGTATTTATTCGCCCTACCGCAAACGCACGTTCGGCAATAGTGCCGAAGGCCGCCCCCACTCCCAATTCGTAGTATTCGCTCAGAACCACGATCAGGTGGGTAACCGAATGCTGGGCGACCGACTTACCGAAACCTTGCCTTTTCCCGCGTTGAAACTAGCGGCTGGAGCAGTATTGGTTTCACCTTACGTTCCTATGCTATTTATGGGCGAAGAGTACGGGGAAACCCGACCGTTTCAGTACTTTGTCAGTCACACTGACCCTGAGTTAGTGGAGGCCGTACGGCAGGGACGGAAACGGGAGTTTGCGTATTTTCAGAAAGAAGATCAGGAAGTGCCCGACCCACAATCCGAAGAAACATTTAACCACTCTAAACTATCGTGGGATTGGTCAGTACTAGAGTCACAGTTATTATTCAAGTATTATCAGGCACTAATTAAATTACGCAAAGAACTTCCAGCTTGGCAAGACGATAGCCGACCAGCCCTAGAAGTTACAGTACCAGAGCCTAAGATTATCTTACTCACCCGGCAACATACGGCCGATGAGTCGGTAGCTCCTACGCTCATTGTGCTTAACTTCTCCAAGAGATCAACCCTATTCACTTTACCAATGAGTCGCGATGAAACCTACGAGAAAATTTTCGATTCGGAAGATACTGCCTGGGGCGGAGAAGCTCCGCAGGCTAATCTTATAATGGCCCACGACACTTCAAGCCAGCTACTTCCCTACAACCTAGCCATCTACCAGCGCAGCACCGAATAATGAGCAATGAGCAATGAGCAAAATTACGAGGTCCAAGTTTGGAAAAACAACGCATCAAAAATAAATTCCGGTCTCCGGTCTCCGGTCTCCGGTCTCCGGTCTCCGGTCTCCGGTCTCCGACATCCAAGTATGACAATCAAGCAATCGAACTATTGAACAATCGATATAATTATGAGCAATAAAAATAAGTACGTTTGTATTCACGGGCATTTTTACCAACCTCCTCGCGAAAACCCCTGGTTGAACCGGGTAGAGGTACAAGATTCGGCCTATCCGTTCCACGACTGGAATGAGCGAATCACGGCCGAGTGCTACTCCCGGAACTCGGCGGCTCGAATTCTGGATGAAAAAAGACGCATTCAGGATATCATCAACAACTACGCTAAAATCAGCTTCAACTTTGGCCCCACGCTGTTGCAGTGGATGAAATTGAAGGCCCCCGACGTGTACGAAGCCATTCTGGAAGCCGACCGACTTAGCCAAGAACAATTCAGTGGGCACGGTTCGGCCATTGCCCAGGCGTATAATCACCTAATTGTTCCGTTGGCTAACGCCCGCGACCAAGAAACGCAGGTACTCTGGGGGATCCGCGATTTTGAAGCACGCTTTAAGCGCTACCCCGAAGGAATGTGGCTGCCCGAGACCGCCGTAAATACCGAGACGCTAGAAGTGTTGGCCAAGCACGGCATTAAGTACACCATACTCTCTCCTTACCAAGCCCTAAAAGTTCGGAAGATTGGAGCGAAAGACTGGCAGGATGCTACCGGAGCCAAGGTTGATCCTCGTCGTCCTTATCTTTGCAATCTTCCTTCCGGGCAAACGATCGCTTTGTTCTTTTACGATGGGCCG
This region of Tunicatimonas pelagia genomic DNA includes:
- a CDS encoding amylo-alpha-1,6-glucosidase, translated to MYTTELIDSKTLVAEAKDILAGNWTGMFTKPAPNLYPHQWNWDAGFIAIGYSHYHMDRAESELRSLFSGQWKNGMVPQIIFNPEFDYNYFPSSDFWETWRSFNAPENKKTSGITMPPVHGFVLQHIYNNAQDKQRALNFVKEMFPKILKMHHYFYDHRDPFNEGLVYIRHPWESGTDNSPTWDTPMERITFDKIKIPPYKRKDLDNGHAEHRPTDYDYNRYIHLIDIYRKCDYNEEAILERCPFVIQDPLFNCILVKSNQALIELAALIGEGIDQLMEWNELSIKSMNEKLWNSETGIYDAYDLHNDERIEMQASSGLIPVYAHIPSQEQAQQIVDRLLSESFSGSVDQNKYLCPSYNPTSPKFNPKKYWRGPVWINMNWMLHHGLKHYGFADLAEQLKQESLELISHYGFYEYFDPIKDVVGKEKQGYGSHRFSWSAALCIDFLQEELKE
- a CDS encoding SDR family NAD(P)-dependent oxidoreductase translates to MFDLSEQVAVITGGGKGIGQSIAEVFAKQGSEVHILEIDRASGQETQMKIEQAGGQASVHACDISQQAEVVAVAERIFQQSGSIDIWVNNAGIAHIGNVESTTEEDFDRIYAVNIKGVYNGMRACVPLMKQQKGGVILNLASVASVLGISDRFAYSTSKGAVLTMTLSVAKDYVKDNIRCNCIGPGRVHTPFVDGFLEKNYPGQEAEMFEKLSQTQPIGRMGKPEEIAHLALYLCSQEAGFITGSFYPIDGGFITLNS
- a CDS encoding putative quinol monooxygenase is translated as MNKYGLHGKLTATGGKGEQLATILLEASRLVASAKGCHLYLVSQDQAHPDDVWITEVWDSKEDHDHSLKDEKVRALITQAMPLLAGKPEKGQVLDVLGGAGIS
- a CDS encoding fumarylacetoacetate hydrolase family protein, with amino-acid sequence MKLFRFGNPTSEKPGINYQGKNLNVQAFGEDYTPTFFANDGLNRLQNWLNDNADSCPEVSDTERMAPPLVQSGKIICVGLNYRDHASESKMELPKEPIIFFKATSAIVGPNDDLVIPKGSEKTDWEVELAVVIGKKASYVSESEAMNYVAGYMVHNDYSERAYQLERSGQWVKGKSCDTFAPIGPYLVTKDEIEDVHNLNLWLKVNGETKQQGTTADLIFNVPHLISYLSQFMSLQPGDIISTGTPAGVGLGFDPPIFLKAGDVVELGIDGLGSSRQEAEAYQG
- a CDS encoding L-rhamnose mutarotase — encoded protein: MKDYAQTVNLKNDPEVIREYEKHHAAVWPEVLSALKEVGVIDMKIYRLGRRLFMFMQTEDDFDLNVDMPRYLALHPRCREWESLMGTFQEKVPEAQPHEKWAIMKKIFEF
- a CDS encoding SDR family oxidoreductase — its product is MDLHLANKVIVVTGGASGIGEAIVRGAAQEGAIPVIVNRRLERGEKLVAELKQAGYQCLFVQADLSEIDQCQRAVQETVDQLGRLDVLVNNAGINDGVGLESGFPEAFMQSLQNNLQHYYSLAHYALPYLKKARGNIINISSKTAVTGQGGTSAYVAAKGAQLALTREWATELLPHGIRVNAVLPAEVLTPMYETWLNSLANPNEKKAQIEQRIPLDQRMTTAQEIADTVLFLASDRSSHTTGQLLFPDGGYTHLDRAIHS
- a CDS encoding nuclear transport factor 2 family protein translates to MKTFFAINKGLFDESCYHFINCDELVRRIIQITLLTFFVTVGCNVEQPPKYEITGEQSRIIKEMIDAVNEQDAKKYVKGFADEVQVFVESEMKVDGRANLMKNRAKHFESHPNVRSEIQHLVEIDNKVIMHDKVWFEEADKVGQNIVEVFTFENEKVVRVDVIQPKGLFQNTGIGHNGE
- a CDS encoding M56 family metallopeptidase → MTSLIVYLLEASVILVVLYALYLLLLRKETFFGLNRFFLLAIPVFSFLFPLLSFDVSLSFGSAINEPIEELSEVRFFYYDAFESWSANIENHTAEPDGEKVLVQEQTSFYSSLITIALAIYGIGFAVVIFRLIGLYIWVHRLMIRNETEVIDEVRVVKVSHSTAPFSFLNSVFVHQDIVLGEDFAQILAHEKVHIRERHSVDLLFVQLSAAVLWFNPVVWQLIKSLKTTHEYIADKKTIDQGYSLVAYQTLLLRQLVSTNSYGLIHHFNLSFIKKRITMMNVKKSGWAGKAKVVLTLFAVLGFSLVIVQCNSKLDEQMLLETEASTTGVSQEIDVPVITASHFKLSDPTATVDITVNENIVTVNGEVVELDELASVLEKEAEERIVMVLTIDRTQLMSLVRKVQREMRRANQLKVLYIGQTSDGQSTNVRLMLPPLPENNSELSVPIVTDEYARENNLNLLKVVMGENTGLANQQKTYDFVKDQVAQQKTNYVVSARFSDDNTYGEYLTNVHHLQKAFYQLYEERTQARYGEGYWDIFEKKGTDKKYAEMYSALKKEAPMAISIAED
- a CDS encoding BlaI/MecI/CopY family transcriptional regulator, encoding MTTLTKAEEKIMKILWDIERGFIKDIIEQYPDPKPPYNSVSTIVRVLVQKNIVDYQAYGKSYQYYPLISKEEYRKGQLSRLVSDYYNNSLKQVVNFFSESKKLDEKELDEVMKMLKDLKLKKDD
- the treZ gene encoding malto-oligosyltrehalose trehalohydrolase, with translation MQPTLGANHQSGKTTFTVWSPLAKSLEVIISGKDTQPLTVGDFGYWTSSEMDTVQPGDRYQYRIDGGSPRPDPAALSQPDGVHGASAVVDLPAFNWSDTHWQGIALRDMIIYELHVGTFTPEGTFEAIIGKLDYLKDLGVNTIELMPIAQFPGNRNWGYDGVHPYAVQHSYGGAVGLQKLVNACHQQGIAVLLDVVYNHLGPEGNYLSEFGPYFTDKHHTPWGLAINFDDAYCDGVRHYFQQNALMWLRDFHIDGLRLDAIHAIKDSGAKHFLAELSQAKELLSEQTGRNYVLIGECDLNDHKYISPQQVGGYGLDGQWIDEFHHALHTMLTGEDDGYYADFSDFSHLAKAYEKTYVYDGIYSPYRKRTFGNSAEGRPHSQFVVFAQNHDQVGNRMLGDRLTETLPFPALKLAAGAVLVSPYVPMLFMGEEYGETRPFQYFVSHTDPELVEAVRQGRKREFAYFQKEDQEVPDPQSEETFNHSKLSWDWSVLESQLLFKYYQALIKLRKELPAWQDDSRPALEVTVPEPKIILLTRQHTADESVAPTLIVLNFSKRSTLFTLPMSRDETYEKIFDSEDTAWGGEAPQANLIMAHDTSSQLLPYNLAIYQRSTE